Proteins encoded together in one Corynebacterium liangguodongii window:
- the ileS gene encoding isoleucine--tRNA ligase, producing the protein MSDIGGVYPKVDMTGGSSSFPEMERQVGRYWQEDGTFQASLAGREGCEEYVFNDGPPFANGLPHYGHLLTGYVKDIVPRFRTMTGYHVPRVFGWDCHGLPAELEAEKQLGITDKAQIEDMGLEKFNEYCAKSVMHYAGEWEDYVNRQARWVDFDNGYKTMDADFMESVMWAFKALYDKGLIYQGFRVLPYSWAEHTPLSNQETRLDDAYRDRQDPTVTVTLPLTGAREGFPAKQTWAQHPELHDAAAIAWTTTPWTLPSNLALAVGPAIEYSLVRVGEDGAPEFVGRTLLLATNLVGAYAKELGKEPEVLATFAGAELEGLEYTPVFDYFADQENAFMVLVADYVSTEDGTGIVHQAPAFGEDDMATTSKYGIDLVIPVDADGKFTSLVPEYEGKLVFDANRDIIRDLKAAGRVLRDQTIVHSYPHSWRSGEPLIYMALPAWFVKVSEFRDRMVELNQQIEWIPEHIRDGQFGKWLEGARDWNISRTRYWGSPVPAWVSDDPAYPRVDVYGSLDELERDFGVRPESLHRPHIDELTRPNPDDPTGKSTMRRVPDVLDCWFESGSMPFAQYHYPFENTQEFEARQPADFIVEYSGQTRGWFYVQHVLATALFDRPAFKKVVAHGIVLGSDGLKMSKSKGNYPNVFEVFDRDGSDAMRWFLMSSPILRGGNLIVTEQGIREGVRQALLPIWNAYTFLQLYSSQEATWSVDSTDVLDRYILAKTHDLAEGVGAALEDTRIADACDELRQFADTLTNWYVRRSRERFWEGQEAHPEAFNTLYTVLEITCRVAAPLLPYITEVIWRGLTAKRSVHLSDYPRAAEIPADDALVAAMDATRAVCSAASSVRKSNKLRNRLPLSSLTVALPDSGALQPFVAVIRDEVNVKEVVLTDDVASAGSFDVVVNAKVAGPTLGKDVQRAIKNVKAGNYVREGDNVVVDGDIVLTPELYTERLVAENPESTARIDGADGLVVLDTQLSEELEAEGWAADVIRGLQDARKASGFEVSDRISVQLFVPEDKGEWARAHSEHIAAETLATSFEVASEGAGAFDIVAGVSANVVKNR; encoded by the coding sequence ATGAGTGACATCGGCGGCGTCTACCCCAAGGTCGACATGACGGGCGGGAGCAGCAGCTTCCCCGAAATGGAGCGCCAGGTGGGGCGGTACTGGCAGGAAGATGGGACGTTTCAGGCGTCGTTAGCTGGCCGCGAGGGATGCGAGGAATACGTCTTCAACGACGGCCCCCCGTTTGCCAACGGCCTGCCGCACTACGGCCACCTCTTGACCGGCTACGTCAAGGACATCGTGCCGCGCTTCCGCACGATGACCGGCTACCACGTCCCGCGCGTGTTCGGCTGGGATTGCCACGGCCTACCCGCCGAGCTCGAGGCGGAAAAACAGCTCGGCATCACCGATAAGGCCCAGATCGAGGACATGGGCTTGGAGAAGTTCAACGAGTACTGCGCGAAGTCGGTGATGCACTACGCCGGCGAGTGGGAGGACTACGTCAACCGCCAGGCGCGCTGGGTGGACTTTGACAACGGGTACAAGACGATGGACGCCGACTTCATGGAGTCGGTCATGTGGGCGTTCAAGGCGCTCTACGACAAGGGACTGATCTACCAGGGCTTCCGCGTGCTGCCCTACTCCTGGGCGGAGCACACGCCGCTGTCGAACCAGGAGACGCGGCTTGACGACGCCTACCGAGACCGCCAGGACCCCACCGTCACCGTCACACTCCCGCTCACCGGCGCGCGCGAAGGCTTCCCGGCGAAGCAGACGTGGGCGCAGCACCCCGAGCTCCACGACGCCGCCGCCATCGCCTGGACCACCACGCCGTGGACGCTGCCGTCGAACCTCGCGCTCGCCGTCGGGCCCGCAATCGAGTACTCCCTGGTGCGCGTCGGTGAGGACGGGGCACCCGAGTTTGTCGGGCGCACCCTGCTGCTTGCCACGAACCTCGTCGGCGCCTACGCCAAGGAGCTGGGCAAGGAGCCTGAGGTGCTGGCCACCTTTGCCGGCGCCGAGCTTGAGGGCCTGGAGTACACCCCGGTGTTCGACTACTTCGCCGACCAGGAGAACGCCTTTATGGTGCTCGTGGCCGACTACGTCTCCACCGAGGACGGCACCGGCATCGTCCACCAGGCCCCGGCGTTTGGCGAGGACGACATGGCCACCACGTCGAAGTACGGCATCGACCTGGTCATCCCCGTCGACGCGGACGGCAAGTTCACCTCGCTCGTGCCGGAGTACGAAGGCAAGCTCGTCTTCGACGCCAACCGTGACATCATCCGGGACCTGAAGGCGGCCGGCCGGGTGCTGCGCGACCAGACGATCGTCCACTCCTACCCGCACTCCTGGCGCTCGGGCGAGCCGCTGATCTACATGGCGCTGCCCGCGTGGTTTGTCAAGGTCAGCGAGTTCCGCGACCGGATGGTGGAGCTCAACCAGCAGATCGAGTGGATCCCGGAGCACATCCGCGACGGACAGTTTGGCAAGTGGCTCGAAGGCGCGCGCGATTGGAACATCTCGCGCACCCGCTACTGGGGCTCGCCGGTGCCGGCTTGGGTCTCCGACGACCCCGCCTACCCGCGTGTCGACGTCTACGGCTCCCTCGACGAGCTCGAGCGCGACTTCGGTGTGCGCCCCGAAAGCCTGCACCGCCCCCACATCGACGAGCTGACCCGCCCCAACCCCGACGACCCGACGGGCAAGTCCACGATGCGCCGCGTGCCCGACGTGCTTGACTGCTGGTTCGAGTCCGGCTCCATGCCGTTCGCGCAGTACCACTACCCGTTCGAAAACACGCAAGAGTTCGAGGCGCGCCAGCCCGCGGACTTCATCGTCGAGTACTCCGGCCAGACCCGCGGCTGGTTCTACGTCCAGCACGTCCTCGCCACCGCGCTGTTCGACCGCCCGGCGTTTAAGAAGGTCGTCGCCCACGGCATCGTGCTCGGCTCCGACGGCCTGAAGATGTCGAAGTCGAAGGGCAACTACCCGAATGTCTTCGAGGTCTTCGACCGCGACGGCTCGGACGCGATGCGCTGGTTCCTTATGTCCAGCCCGATCCTGCGCGGCGGTAACCTCATCGTCACAGAGCAGGGCATCCGCGAGGGCGTGCGCCAGGCGCTGCTGCCGATCTGGAACGCGTACACCTTCCTGCAGCTCTACTCCTCGCAGGAGGCCACCTGGTCGGTGGATTCCACCGACGTGCTCGACCGCTACATCCTGGCCAAGACGCACGACCTGGCCGAAGGCGTCGGCGCCGCGCTCGAGGACACCCGCATCGCGGATGCCTGCGATGAGCTGCGCCAGTTCGCCGACACCCTGACCAACTGGTACGTGCGCCGTTCTCGCGAGCGCTTCTGGGAGGGCCAGGAGGCGCACCCGGAGGCCTTCAACACCTTGTATACGGTCCTCGAGATCACCTGCCGCGTCGCCGCCCCGCTGCTGCCGTACATCACCGAGGTGATCTGGCGGGGGCTCACGGCAAAGCGCTCGGTGCACCTTAGCGACTACCCGCGCGCCGCCGAGATCCCGGCAGACGACGCGCTCGTCGCGGCGATGGACGCCACCCGCGCGGTGTGCTCGGCGGCGTCGTCGGTACGCAAGTCCAACAAGCTGCGCAACCGCCTGCCGCTGAGCAGCCTCACGGTGGCGCTGCCGGATTCGGGCGCGCTGCAGCCGTTCGTCGCCGTCATCCGCGACGAGGTCAACGTCAAGGAGGTCGTGCTTACTGACGACGTCGCCTCCGCCGGCTCCTTCGACGTCGTGGTCAACGCGAAGGTCGCCGGCCCGACGCTGGGCAAGGACGTCCAGCGCGCGATTAAGAACGTCAAGGCCGGAAACTACGTGCGCGAGGGCGACAACGTCGTCGTCGACGGCGACATCGTTTTGACGCCTGAGCTTTATACGGAGCGCCTGGTGGCCGAGAACCCCGAGTCCACCGCGCGTATCGACGGCGCCGATGGCCTCGTCGTCCTCGACACCCAGCTCTCCGAGGAACTCGAGGCCGAGGGGTGGGCGGCTGATGTCATCCGCGGCCTGCAGGACGCCCGCAAGGCCTCCGGCTTCGAGGTCTCCGACCGCATCTCCGTGCAGCTCTTCGTGCCGGAGGACAAGGGCGAGTGGGCGCGCGCCCACTCAGAGCACATCGCCGCCGAGACACTCGCGACCTCCTTCGAGGTGGCCAGCGAGGGCGCGGGTGCCTTCGACATCGTCGCCGGGGTCAGCGCGAACGTGGTGAAGAACCGCTGA
- a CDS encoding DivIVA domain-containing protein gives MPLTPADVHKVAFNKPPIGKRGYNEDEVDQFLDLVEDTLAQLIDENEELRSKVDELGRGGAAPAAASTVIKTDAPKVDEAAVRQKLEAELRGEYDKKLREAEQARTRAEEAARAAREEADKARKDAEANAQKSTVAATPVAENKPTEASADTHVQAAKVLGLAQEMADRLTSDAQAEARSMLDEARGAAERQLKDAETKAAETTRTAETRAQQLVSDAEKKAAETTSDANSRAEAQVRQAEEQAAKLQADAERKHTEIMNTVKQQQTALENRIAELRTFEREYRTRLRTLLQSQLEELDSRGSSAPSTPAGEK, from the coding sequence ATGCCGCTCACTCCAGCAGACGTGCACAAGGTCGCATTCAACAAGCCTCCGATTGGCAAGCGCGGATACAACGAGGATGAGGTCGATCAGTTCCTTGACCTCGTCGAGGACACCCTCGCCCAGCTCATCGACGAGAACGAGGAGCTGCGCTCGAAGGTGGACGAGCTCGGTCGTGGCGGTGCCGCCCCGGCCGCTGCCTCGACCGTGATCAAGACCGACGCACCGAAGGTTGATGAGGCAGCCGTGCGCCAGAAGCTCGAGGCCGAGCTTCGCGGCGAGTACGACAAGAAGCTCCGCGAGGCCGAGCAGGCCCGCACCCGCGCCGAGGAAGCCGCCCGCGCCGCGCGCGAAGAGGCTGACAAGGCCCGCAAGGACGCCGAAGCGAACGCCCAGAAGAGCACCGTCGCCGCCACCCCGGTTGCGGAGAATAAGCCCACCGAGGCCTCCGCCGACACCCACGTCCAGGCCGCCAAGGTCCTGGGCCTAGCCCAGGAAATGGCCGATCGCCTTACCTCCGACGCGCAGGCCGAGGCCCGCTCCATGCTCGATGAGGCCCGCGGCGCCGCCGAGCGCCAGCTCAAGGACGCCGAGACGAAGGCGGCCGAGACGACCCGCACCGCGGAGACCCGCGCCCAGCAGCTCGTTTCCGACGCGGAGAAGAAGGCCGCGGAGACCACCAGCGACGCGAACTCCCGCGCCGAGGCCCAGGTGCGCCAGGCCGAGGAACAGGCAGCCAAGCTGCAGGCGGACGCCGAGCGTAAGCACACGGAGATCATGAACACCGTCAAGCAGCAGCAGACCGCGTTGGAGAACCGCATTGCGGAGCTGCGCACCTTCGAGCGCGAGTACCGCACTCGCCTGCGCACCCTGCTGCAGTCCCAGCTCGAGGAGCTCGACTCCCGCGGCTCCTCTGCGCCGAGCACCCCGGCGGGCGAGAAGTAA
- a CDS encoding YggT family protein, with translation MALFGSILLALIGLYSLLVVIRIIVEMIQSLSQQFDPPRWFMVVAEMIFVATDPPVKALRRAIPPLRLGNGVGLDVSVIALFLILALLQMLVSVGLVQPFLR, from the coding sequence GTGGCACTTTTTGGATCCATCCTCCTCGCACTGATCGGCCTGTATTCGCTGCTCGTGGTCATTCGGATCATCGTGGAGATGATCCAGTCCCTCTCGCAGCAGTTCGACCCGCCGCGGTGGTTCATGGTTGTTGCCGAGATGATCTTCGTCGCCACCGACCCGCCGGTGAAGGCGCTGCGCCGCGCCATCCCGCCGCTGCGCCTGGGAAACGGTGTGGGATTAGACGTCAGCGTCATCGCCTTGTTCCTCATCCTGGCGCTGCTCCAGATGCTCGTCAGCGTCGGGCTCGTTCAGCCTTTCCTGCGGTAG
- a CDS encoding cell division protein SepF — MSILDSAKEFFGLNMADPDEVYYDDHRYAPEPSAVGGRDEHTYAPAPRRDYGSTRVRTAALVTAAPRSYNDAREIGEPFRDGDAVIMELTDLDPADAKRLVDFAAGLCFALRGKMHNLGKASATHRRVFAIVPEGAEISPVELERAAHLR, encoded by the coding sequence ATGTCTATCCTCGACAGCGCAAAAGAGTTCTTCGGCCTCAACATGGCGGACCCGGACGAGGTCTACTACGACGACCACCGCTACGCGCCGGAGCCCTCGGCTGTGGGCGGGCGCGACGAGCATACCTACGCGCCCGCTCCGCGCCGCGACTACGGTTCCACCCGCGTGCGCACCGCGGCCCTGGTCACGGCCGCCCCGCGCAGCTACAACGACGCCCGCGAGATCGGCGAGCCCTTCCGCGACGGCGACGCCGTGATCATGGAGCTCACCGACTTAGACCCGGCCGACGCCAAGCGCCTCGTCGACTTCGCCGCCGGCCTGTGCTTCGCCCTGCGCGGCAAGATGCACAACCTGGGCAAGGCTTCCGCGACGCACCGCCGGGTCTTCGCCATCGTTCCGGAAGGCGCCGAGATCTCCCCCGTGGAGCTCGAGCGCGCGGCGCACCTGCGCTAG